TACGGCTCCACCAATGCCGTGGCCGGCACCATGCTGCCCGTGGGCACCATCATTCCCAGCAGCGGCTCGCTGAGCGGGGTCAACTCCTACAACGCCGTGTTCGGCAGCATGGGTACGGCCCTGGCGGAGTGGAGCCCGGTCACGTTTGGGCAGTACCCCGCCCAGCGGGCCCGCGCCGAGGCTGCCCGTAGCTTCGCCCAGGCCGACGCCGACAACGAGCTGTTCACCCAGCAGCTGCGCGTGGCGCAGACCTACCTCGACTTGCTGGCCACCCAGAGTCTGCGCCGGGTGCGCGAGCAGGACGTGCAGCGGGTAGCCGTGCTCCACAAAACCATCACCCGGCTGACCCTGCATGGCCTGCGCCCCGGCGTGGACAGCACCCTAGCCCGCGCTACCGCCGCCCAGTCCCAGTTGGCGCTCTTAACCGTCCGGGAGCAGGAAGCCGACCGGCAGGCCCGCCTTTCCACGCTGCTGGGTCAGCCCGGCGCCATCAGGCAGCCCGATACGCTTTACAATCAACTGCTACCGCCCGCGCTAGCGCCACCGGCTGCCACCCACCCCACGCTGGGGCTGCAGCAGCGGGCCATCGACCTGGGCCAGGCCCGCGAGACGGTTATCCGGCGCCAGTACCGGCCTCGGCTTTCCCTGCTGGGTGCTACCTGGGGCCGGGGCTCCGGCCTGGGCTACAACGGCCAGACCGACTACGGCCTGGGCGGGGCCGCGCCCACGCGCTTCAACTACGCCGTGGGGGTGGGTGTGGTGTTCGATTTGCTGGACTGGCCCCGCGTGCAGGCCCAGGCCAAAGCGGAAAACCTGCGCACCCAAGGGCTGCAGGCCGAGTACCGCCAGCAGCAGCTGGAGCTCAGCAACCAGGCCACCCTGGCTCAAGAACGCCTGCAATTGGCCGCCGAGCGCGCCCGGCAGGCCCCGCTGCAGCTCGCGGCCGCCCGTCAGGCCTACCGCCAGAAGCTGGCCCTCTACAACTCGGGGCTGGCCACCGTGGTCGACGTGACGCAGGCCCTGTACGGGCTGCAGCAGGCCGAGCAGGACCAGGTGCTCACGGCCAACGCCGCCTGGCAGGCCGTGCTGCTGCAAACCGCCGCCGCCGGCGACTTTTCCTTCTTTTTCAATCACGTAACGCCCTAGCCGCATGTACGAACTTATCCGGTCGGCCCTGCAGCGGCCCCTCACCGTGGTGGTGGCCATGCTGGCCATCCTCTTTTTCGCCTTCGCCGCCGTGCGCGACATTGCCGTGGACATCTTCCCGAGCATGGACGTGCCGGCCATCTACGTGGCCGAGCCCTACGGCGGCCTCTCGCCCGAGCAGCTCGACGGTTTCATGGCCAACCAGTTTCAGAACAACTTCCTGTTCGTGTCCGGGGTCAAGAAGATTGAAACCAAGAGCATCCAGGGGCTGACCCTGATCAAGCTCTCCTTCTACCCCGGCACCGACATGGCCCAGGCCGCGGCCGAGGTGGCCACCCAGGTGTCGCGGGCCACGGCCTTTATGCCGCTGGGCACGCTGCCCCCGCAGGTGGTGCGCTTCGATGCCAGCTCCCTGCCCGTGGGCCAGCTGGTGCTGGAAAGCGAGAAAAGCTCGCTCACCCAGCTGCAGGATCTGGCCGCCAGCCGCATCCGGCCCATGTTCACCACTATTCCCGGCGTCACGTCCACGGCCCCGTTTGGCGGCAACATCCGCACCATCGTGGTGAAGGCCGACCCCGCGAAGCTGCGCGGCTACCAGCTCACGCCCGACGACGTGGTGAAGGCCATCGTGGCCAGCAACCAGCCCTCGGCGGCCGGCAACGTGAAGATGGGCGACGTGGCCTACATGGCCCCGGTGAACTCGCTGATTGAAAACCCCGCCGACTTTCTGGATGTGCCCCTGCGCACCGGCGCCGGGCCGGGCGTGTACCTGCGCGACGTGGCCACGGTGGAAGACGCGGCCGACGTAACCACGGGCTACGCCGTCATCAACGGCAAGCGGGCCATTTATATGCCCGTCATCAAAAAGGCCGACGCCTCCACCCT
This sequence is a window from Hymenobacter oligotrophus. Protein-coding genes within it:
- a CDS encoding TolC family protein, with translation MFFPFVPPVRRLPAGSGWLLVALLLAGPVSQAQQRPVRPATGRPLSLKEALELARTQAPHLQAKAYQVQAAEAEITQTKTQRLPSVRLSGQVSYGSTNAVAGTMLPVGTIIPSSGSLSGVNSYNAVFGSMGTALAEWSPVTFGQYPAQRARAEAARSFAQADADNELFTQQLRVAQTYLDLLATQSLRRVREQDVQRVAVLHKTITRLTLHGLRPGVDSTLARATAAQSQLALLTVREQEADRQARLSTLLGQPGAIRQPDTLYNQLLPPALAPPAATHPTLGLQQRAIDLGQARETVIRRQYRPRLSLLGATWGRGSGLGYNGQTDYGLGGAAPTRFNYAVGVGVVFDLLDWPRVQAQAKAENLRTQGLQAEYRQQQLELSNQATLAQERLQLAAERARQAPLQLAAARQAYRQKLALYNSGLATVVDVTQALYGLQQAEQDQVLTANAAWQAVLLQTAAAGDFSFFFNHVTP